The Mustela erminea isolate mMusErm1 chromosome 18, mMusErm1.Pri, whole genome shotgun sequence genome has a window encoding:
- the RAB11FIP4 gene encoding rab11 family-interacting protein 4 isoform X2: MRTSPAPGGQGNEVPGLTFADGELLPRDPGFFPEDEEEAMTLAPLEGPPESDMDSPMESTQSLEGSVAEEKDGGLGGLFLPEDKSLGHAPSMTTSDLSTHSTTSLISNEEQFEDYGEGDDVDCAPSSPCPDDETRTNVYSDLGSSVSSSAGQTPRKMRHTYNSELLDVYCSQCCKKINLLNDLEARLKNLKANSPNRKISSTAFGRQLMHSSNFSSSDGSTEDLFRDSIDSCDNDITEKVSFLEKKVTELENDSLTNGDLKSKLKQENTQLVHRVHELEEMVKDQETMAEQALEEEARRHREAYSKLEREKSTEIELLNTRVQQLEEENAELRTTVTRLKAQTEKLDEERQRMSDRLEDTSLRLKDETDLYKRMMDKLRQNRLEFQKEREATQELIEDLRKELEHLQMYKLDCERPGRGRSSSSGLGEFSARAREVELEHEVKRLKQENHKLRDQNDDLNGQILSLSLYEAKNLFATQTKAQSLAAEIDTASRDELMEALKEQEEINFRLRQYMDKIILAILDHNPSILEIKH, translated from the exons GGCAACGAGGTGCCAGGCCTGACCTTTGCTGATGGCGAGCTCCTCCCCAGGGACCCTGGCTTCTTTCCCGAGGACGAGGAAGAGGCTATGACACTGGCCCCACTCGAGGGCCCCCCCGAATCAGACATGGACAGCCCCATGGAGAGCACCCAGAGCCTGGAGGGGTCAGTCGCCGAGGAGAAGGACGGAGGGCTCGGGGGCCTGTTCCTGCCAGAGGACAA GTCCCTGGGCCACGCTCCGTCCATGACCACGTCAGACCTCTCCACACACTCCACCACCTCGCTCATCAGCAATGAGGAGCAGTTTGAAGACTATGGGGAGGGGGACGACGTGGACTgtgcccccagcagcccctgccccgATGACGAGACCAGGACCAACGTCTACTCGGACCTGGGATCTTCAGTGTCTTCCAG CGCGGGGCAGACTCCTAGGAAAATGCGCCACACCTACAACAGCGAATTGCTGGATGTTTACTGCTCTCAGTGTTGCAAGAAAATCAACCTGCTGAATGACCTGGAAGCCCGACTGAAAAACCTGAAGGCCAACAG cccTAACAGGAAGATCTCTAGCACAGCCTTCGGACG gCAGCTCATGCATAGCAGCAACTTCAGTAGCAGTGATGGCAGCACTGAGGACCTGTTCCGGGACAGCATTGACTCCTGTGACAATGACATCACGGAGAAG GTGAGCTTCCTGGAAAAAAAGGTGACCGAACTGGAGAATGACAGCCTAACCAATGGGGACCTGAAAAGCAAGCTGAAGCAGGAGAACACGCAGCTGGTGCACAG GGTGCACGAGCTGGAGGAGATGGTGAAGGATCAGGAGACCATGGCCGAGCAGGCCCTGGAGGAAGAGGCGCGGCGGCACCGTGAGGCCTACAgcaagctggagagggagaagagcacGGAGATCGAGCTGCTCAACACCAG ggTGCAGCAGCTAGAGGAGGAAAATGCTGAGCTCAGAACAACAGTGACCCGGCTCAAGGCACAGACGGAGAAGCTGGACGAG GAGCGGCAGCGCATGTCCGACCGGCTGGAGGACACGAGCCTGCGGCTCAAGGATGAGACTGACCTGTACAAGCGCATGATGGACAAGCTGCGGCAGAACCGCCTAGAGTTTCAAAAGGAACGAGAGGCGACGCAGGAG CTCATCGAGGACTTGCGGAAGGAGCTGGAGCACCTGCAGATGTACAAGCTGGACTGCGAGCGACCGGGCAGGGGTCGCAGCTCGTCCTCCGGCCTGGGCGAGTTCAGCGCCAGGGCCCGCGAGGTGGAGCTGGAGCATGAGGTCAAGCGGCTCAAGCAG GAGAATCATAAGCTGCGGGATCAGAATGATGACTTGAATGGACAGATCTTGAGCCTCAGCCTCTATGAAGCAAAGAACCTCTTTGCCACCCAGACCAAAGCCCAGTCTCTGGCTGCAGAAATAGACACAGCCTCCCGTGATGAG CTCATGGAAGccctgaaggagcaggaggagatcAACTTCCGGCTGAGGCAGTACATGGACAAGATAATCCTCGCCATCCTGGACCACAACCCCTCCATCCTTGAGATCAAACACTGA
- the RAB11FIP4 gene encoding rab11 family-interacting protein 4 isoform X3: protein MTLAPLEGPPESDMDSPMESTQSLEGSVAEEKDGGLGGLFLPEDKSLGHAPSMTTSDLSTHSTTSLISNEEQFEDYGEGDDVDCAPSSPCPDDETRTNVYSDLGSSVSSSAGQTPRKMRHTYNSELLDVYCSQCCKKINLLNDLEARLKNLKANSPNRKISSTAFGRQLMHSSNFSSSDGSTEDLFRDSIDSCDNDITEKVSFLEKKVTELENDSLTNGDLKSKLKQENTQLVHRVHELEEMVKDQETMAEQALEEEARRHREAYSKLEREKSTEIELLNTRVQQLEEENAELRTTVTRLKAQTEKLDEERQRMSDRLEDTSLRLKDETDLYKRMMDKLRQNRLEFQKEREATQELIEDLRKELEHLQMYKLDCERPGRGRSSSSGLGEFSARAREVELEHEVKRLKQENHKLRDQNDDLNGQILSLSLYEAKNLFATQTKAQSLAAEIDTASRDELMEALKEQEEINFRLRQYMDKIILAILDHNPSILEIKH, encoded by the exons ATGACACTGGCCCCACTCGAGGGCCCCCCCGAATCAGACATGGACAGCCCCATGGAGAGCACCCAGAGCCTGGAGGGGTCAGTCGCCGAGGAGAAGGACGGAGGGCTCGGGGGCCTGTTCCTGCCAGAGGACAA GTCCCTGGGCCACGCTCCGTCCATGACCACGTCAGACCTCTCCACACACTCCACCACCTCGCTCATCAGCAATGAGGAGCAGTTTGAAGACTATGGGGAGGGGGACGACGTGGACTgtgcccccagcagcccctgccccgATGACGAGACCAGGACCAACGTCTACTCGGACCTGGGATCTTCAGTGTCTTCCAG CGCGGGGCAGACTCCTAGGAAAATGCGCCACACCTACAACAGCGAATTGCTGGATGTTTACTGCTCTCAGTGTTGCAAGAAAATCAACCTGCTGAATGACCTGGAAGCCCGACTGAAAAACCTGAAGGCCAACAG cccTAACAGGAAGATCTCTAGCACAGCCTTCGGACG gCAGCTCATGCATAGCAGCAACTTCAGTAGCAGTGATGGCAGCACTGAGGACCTGTTCCGGGACAGCATTGACTCCTGTGACAATGACATCACGGAGAAG GTGAGCTTCCTGGAAAAAAAGGTGACCGAACTGGAGAATGACAGCCTAACCAATGGGGACCTGAAAAGCAAGCTGAAGCAGGAGAACACGCAGCTGGTGCACAG GGTGCACGAGCTGGAGGAGATGGTGAAGGATCAGGAGACCATGGCCGAGCAGGCCCTGGAGGAAGAGGCGCGGCGGCACCGTGAGGCCTACAgcaagctggagagggagaagagcacGGAGATCGAGCTGCTCAACACCAG ggTGCAGCAGCTAGAGGAGGAAAATGCTGAGCTCAGAACAACAGTGACCCGGCTCAAGGCACAGACGGAGAAGCTGGACGAG GAGCGGCAGCGCATGTCCGACCGGCTGGAGGACACGAGCCTGCGGCTCAAGGATGAGACTGACCTGTACAAGCGCATGATGGACAAGCTGCGGCAGAACCGCCTAGAGTTTCAAAAGGAACGAGAGGCGACGCAGGAG CTCATCGAGGACTTGCGGAAGGAGCTGGAGCACCTGCAGATGTACAAGCTGGACTGCGAGCGACCGGGCAGGGGTCGCAGCTCGTCCTCCGGCCTGGGCGAGTTCAGCGCCAGGGCCCGCGAGGTGGAGCTGGAGCATGAGGTCAAGCGGCTCAAGCAG GAGAATCATAAGCTGCGGGATCAGAATGATGACTTGAATGGACAGATCTTGAGCCTCAGCCTCTATGAAGCAAAGAACCTCTTTGCCACCCAGACCAAAGCCCAGTCTCTGGCTGCAGAAATAGACACAGCCTCCCGTGATGAG CTCATGGAAGccctgaaggagcaggaggagatcAACTTCCGGCTGAGGCAGTACATGGACAAGATAATCCTCGCCATCCTGGACCACAACCCCTCCATCCTTGAGATCAAACACTGA